Proteins co-encoded in one Gopherus evgoodei ecotype Sinaloan lineage chromosome 4, rGopEvg1_v1.p, whole genome shotgun sequence genomic window:
- the LOC115651147 gene encoding claudin-9-like, with the protein MASAGLELLAMGLCIFGWLGSIISCALPMWKVTAFIGNNIVVAQIIWEGLWMNCIVQSTGQMQCKVYDSMLALPQDLQAARALMVISVLLAVLALLVSVVGAKCTNCVEDEGTKARIMIVSGAVFVVAGILCLIPVCWSANTIIRDFYNPLVSEALKRELGAALYVGWAAAALLVLGGSLLCCSCPPRSERYPPRVGYMAAARSGVGSGVDKRDYV; encoded by the coding sequence atgGCTTCTGCAGGGCTAGAGCTCTTGGCCATGGGGCTATGCATCTTTGGCTGGCTGGGCTCCATCATCTCCTGCGCCCTGCCCATGTGGAAGGTGACGGCCTTCATTGGCAACAACATCGTGGTGGCGCAGATCATCTGGGAGGGGCTATGGATGAACTGCATCGTGCAGAGCACAGGCCAGATGCAGTGTAAGGTCTATGACTCTATGCTGGCGCTGCCCCAGGACCTGCAGGCTGCCCGCGCCCTCATGGTCATCTCGGTGCTGCTGGCCGTGCTGGCCTTGCTGGTGAGCGTGGTGGGCGCCAAGTGCACCAACTGCGTGGAGGACGAAGGCACCAAGGCGCGGATCATGATTGTCTCCGGTGCCGTCTTCGTGGTCGCCGGCATCCTCTGCCTCATCCCCGTGTGCTGGTCAGCCAACACCATCATCCGGGACTTCTACAACCCGCTGGTGTCCGAAGCCCTGAAGCGGGAGCTGGGGGCGGCGCTATATGTGGGGTGGGCAGCCGCCGCCCTGCTGGTTCTGGGGGGGTCTCTGCTTTGCTGCTCCTGCCCACCCCGCTCTGAGAGGTACCCACCCCGGGTTGGGTACATGGCAGCTGCCAGGTCTGGGGTGGGCAGCGGGGTGGACAAGAGAGACTATGTGtga